The Hippoglossus stenolepis isolate QCI-W04-F060 chromosome 1, HSTE1.2, whole genome shotgun sequence DNA segment ACATActagaacattttatttcagtgcatgtctgaaagcagctttttgtGGAAGACTTTGTGCTCAGTCAGTGTTAAGAAACTGTTACTGAAGTCAGCAGTGTTCACAAGTGGAAGAAGAGGCAAGGTTATGTGGGAGATGGGCAGTGGTGTTACCCGGGTTAGTCTTCTCCAGCTGGTACCAGCGGAAGAAGGCTCGTTTCTTCTGCTCGCTGAGGTCAGACCCCTGCTGCAGGAGCCAATGGGAGATCCGACTCTGACTGATCcctgggaggaagaggagcggcGTCAGATCTGAATCCTCAGTTGGCTGGATACTTGCTGATATACCATGCTGCTCTGGTAGTGATTTAATGggcctggttttcaaagtacAGATGAAGCTGATACTCACCGGTTACCTGAGCGACCACGGCCTGGGAAATCCGCCTGTTCGCCAGAAAGGACTTAATCTCCTCTTTGATCAAAGCGCTGTCCCTTCTACAAGCACAGAGAGTATAGTGTTCGCACAGAGTGTAATAAATGGCAACATTTCCAACGGTCAGACATTACTGAAACACaatgcacaacacaacagtcaCTTTGCCCTAACCAGCTGTAACTGTGCGTCACAGTGTGTGGACGACAGTATCTGTATATGTGCAGGaatttaaacctgattctgTTGGAATATTCTCTGCTCTACTGCTTTGATTTcatcttcacacacattcagatcaATAACACTGATTGCTGCTGTCTGGCTGCTGCAGACTACAAATGAGAGGCActagagggtgtgtgtgtgtgtgtgtgtgtatacagtctCTGTGTTTGTAGACAGTAATACTCGTATCATATTCACATTCAGTGTGAGCTATAAGCAGCCTCGTCATCATCAGGATTTTTGTATTAACACCTGCTCTCTGGTGTCAGGACCTATATGTTGTAATGTGGTTCAAACACCACATACACGTCATTATTGGAATAATCATAGTTATCCACACTGATTAGTCGTGGTTGTCCAGTTATTGCTGTGCTGTCCGTTctgagtcttttttttatacCGTCAGCAACAAGGTTCTTGGTAGTTTGCCAACTAGTGTAAACTAGTTTGCGTTTATGGTCTTTTTGTTGCCCCTATCTCTTTGTTTACAACCGACATCTCACCAGTAACTAAGAAGCTTCAGCTGTTAGCACTGAAGCTGAAGCTTTTTCTCAGCTGTTGTGGCCATGTTTTGGTTGTGTACGGTAAAAACCAGAGTGACTAACAGTcattattttacagataatagAAATCTCTGTCACAAAACCATGGtggcacaaacacattaacagaaaacacaaatgcaaaggtGACATCGCAATATAAGGTGCTACGTACAGGTGCTTTTAGAAAATACCAAAGCAGTTTAAGTAAAAATGTTTCAGTTCTTCctttctggaagaaaacaaggaacacatacttttacttttaccttattcggggggaaaaaaggataAACACAAACTCCATTCTTTTTGGGAGCTAAGAGCACCTGTACCGTATCACTTCATAGAAACAAGCATCAAATTTTTGCAGCGACTGACTCTACCGTATAAAACAAACTGCTAAGCTGAGTTTCTACCCCATCAGTGCTGGATTGTACACTGAGGTAAATCGTCCCTCTATAATGTCCGTTACATTGTCATTATATTTGACCAGTGGAATGCTGGTCTATCCTTGGTTTAGCCAAGTGTGGAGCTGACTTCTCCACTGGGGGGAGGAAACGTCAGTTTGTAAAGCTCAAGGAAGAGGATGCGCTGCTTTAATACAAGAGGCCAATTAAAGAAGAAATACAGTTGCCAAACAACCAAGTTAGTCCTGATCATTGAAGCTTTGTCTCTTGTAAAACCAACATAACGTTAGAAAACAACTTATAACCATCATCTTTGGTGGCTTAGATTTTTTTGATGTGTAATGGGCTCACTGCTGCCCCCTTGAGGTTGATGAGAAGTCGCCCATTCAGTGGGCAAAATTGTCCCCAGCAGGTTGACCTGGTTCATATTGGTTTAGTCAGTCCTGGCCTAAGAACAGTCCAAGTTAAGAAAAGTGTGGTTTGCTCTTACCTCATCAAGTCCTCCACCTTTTCATCAACATCTATGTCCTCTTCACTGGCCTCAAACCCGTAGCCTGGTGCAGTCACACTGCCGCCAACCACGCCGAGAGGAAACCGCGGCGGTGACAGCCTCCCATTGCTGACGGCAACCAGGCCgttctgagccacagctgccataACGACAGGTGAGGCAACTGGAACCGGCAGAGGCAGGGAGGTGGTGTCGAAGTTATTGTTGGGTGACATGGAAAGTTGGTTGTCAGGGAAGCTTGTCTGAGTGGCAGCGGAAGTCATGGATGAAGAGGCGGCGACGGTGCTGGAAGAAGACGAGGGAGGCATGTAGGAAGGTTTGTGGCTCAACTTATGTCCATGTTGCCGGTCCAGGTGGTCCAGGGTGTCCAGGGCATGGAGGACCTCCGCATGGGTGATCCCCGTTCTCCTTAGCCTCTGGAGGAGGTCGATCTGCTCGATGGTGAAACGAGGCTCTTCACCCTGCTGGAACATCCTGAAGGACATCACAACGACAACATTAACACCAAAGAAGATTGACTCTCACTTTTAACACTTCTCAGTAGGACCCCACTCGTTGTAGTGAAGAGCACAAACAGGTTGGTGTAGGAACCTGAGCACATCAATTCATTTCTATGTTTGACACAGTCATAAACACTCAACATCTCAAATCTCTTCATCTCCAAGTCtcccaaaaatatattaaaaaaattgtaatgaggttatagataaaaaaaaaaaaaaaatgcatttaatgcAGTATTCTTCAGATCAGCTGGCTGGTGATTTAGCtaagagggaaaataaaatattgctTAAAACATGCAGATGAGACAGATATATAGATAAACGTAACCGGTGACACACTTAAACCTgagcaaaagaaaagacacaagaggaagagagagatacTAATCTATAAAGGGCGAAGTCACATATTCTATCTCAGCCATGACCTAATAATAATTAGGGCAGAAAGATAAAGAGTCAAATGTAGGTTAACACAAAACATTAGAAGTTCATTTGACAACAGTGTATTAACTGTTGCTAACATAATGAAATGCATGCAGTTAtatgacacagaaaataaaacacaagactGGACTAGCTGTAGTATATAAGGTAAATGTGTAGGCCTAGTTGTATATTAGATGAATATCTCTGATCTCTAAATTAAAAATTTCACtttcatgaagaaaaaaatattaaacaaaaagaaagtttaaaacattATTCTAACTTTGCTTCAGACGTTCAAATAAATGAGTAGGTTTTCAGTTCAGTGGTTTTAGGACATCTGTCTGAGATATCTGCATTTGGTGAACTCTGGGCAGTGAAAGAGGCAGAGTGCAGTGTTAAGGAGTTGGGCATCAGTTATTAGGCATCATTGCTTGAATCATTTGACCAATCATTAGGGTAATCCTCTCTCTTTTGTCAGGTTGAAAAGGTTTGTGGGGAGGAACAGTTTCCCATGTATTTGTTTACTGTCTGAAATGGAGTGTTATGGTATGAGGATTGGGTGCAGGTCAACCTGCAGAGGTCACGGGGTTTAGTTGTGGTCATCCTGGCTCAGTAAGGGCCAATGATTGATGCCAGGAAAGGAATCTCTGCTATAAGAGTAGCAGGAACacgtaaaagaaaagaagaggcaatatctaaaaatgacaaatctttgaactaaataaagatttattcagCATATTTCTAGACATGGTTGAGAAACACTGCAtgcaaatataacatttaatttttcaCAACAGAGGTCCAGAGGGACACTTCAGgtttcaaaacagaaaaagaaaataccacTTGACCACAGAGGACAGGAAATATGTAGAGGAGGGATTCATGAAGCATCACATTGATTTGAACGAAGGAGACTGGAGAAGACAGGAGTAATTTTACACATTGTGTGAAATGCAGGTATGTACAGGCTTTCGTCTTTCATGTCACGTCTGTTGCATGCATTGTTTTCGGGAAATTCCTTGTGTGCAATATAAATCACACATTGGCAACAATGAATATTACTACACATGGCAGAGGAGATTAAAGAATATGAATGTAAACAGTATCAAAATGGGGTCTGATGACAGAATCTTTAATTAGTGGGATTATAATTGAAGGGATTCAATTACATATGCAACTTGCGATTTGCTTAATCTGTTAAGCTTTACATCCCCAAAAAGCACCGACAAGGAGACGATCACACAGCAAAATGAGGCAAAGTCACGTCTGTTAGCTTCCTGTCTGCAgatttacaacacacacacgagaagaCAGAGCGCAGCAGCTGCTATCCAGATCTGAAGTGCATTCCTCTAGGTTAAATAAGAATGTTATTACAGTGGATGTTTTTCCCCCAGTAATCACATCATGTTACCGACATGATGCTGCAGACACAGTTTTTGAATTGTAATTGTATGTGGTCATTTTTTCCGACATGAGATTTTTTCCTAAATGTGCTctaatttaatgttatttcaTAATCATGGTCACTGAACtgaagtttttttatttaatgtcatttCTAAAAAAGGTACATAATCATAGTcactgaagtgaagtgaagtcaGGGAGAAGGagataaacagacaaatgaTATAGcacatctgtctctgtgctTTTCTATCTGGTgccaagaagaaaaacaggacaGAGAATCAAAGTCAGCAGACATGTCAACACTTatagagagggagggtgaggtttactgcgtgtgtgtgtgtgtgtgtctggaaaaATGCCAAgaaaaatttacatttcaggCAGCCAAGCACCAtactttgtgtctctgctgcagaggatgAGTCATACTGTAGACTATTAGACAGTTAGAGTGATAAACAGGATCGATAACAAGGCGACAAAATCATGGTAAAATGATTCACTTAGCTATTTTAGTTAACAATGTATATTTAACTGATCAAAATTATTTGCCTTTAGTTATTTTGTTGTGTCTTAACTTTTAGACGCCATACATGTACATAAACTCAATACCCCTCActgacagaagagaaaacaatagaaaaactGGATTATCACATTGACATAAGAATGAAAGACACTTGAGATTTAGCTCAGGTTCCTTATAATTCTCTCGATCATCGCTGAGATGTTTGATTGGAGCCCACCTATAGTGAATTCAATTGACTGGACATGATTAAGTAAAGCACAACGCTGAGGTTTCACGGCTGACAATGTATATCAGAGCAACAACAAAGTCAAAGGAGCTGCCCGCAGAGCTCAGAGACAGGATTGTGTCGAGGCACAGATCAGGGAAGGGccacaaaaacatttctgcagcaTTGAAGGTTTGCTAGAACCACAGCGGCCTCTGGGATACttaaatggaagaagtttgggATCAACAGCCAAACTGAGAGATCAGCGAGAAAGGGCTTTTGTAAGAGAGGTAACCAAGAACCCCAAATTCTCTCTGGCCGAGCTCCAGAGAGACTTTTGGGTAAGAGATGGGAGACACTTCAAAAAGGGTAACCATCACTGTAGTAGTCAATTGATCTGGGCTTCATGACAGGGTGTTCAGACGGAGGCCTCTACTTGGTGTTTTCAACAAAGCACCGACAAGACTCTCAGTGTGTGAGAAACAAGATTTTCTGGTCTTATAAAACCAAGACTCAACTGTCTGGCCTAAATTCTAAGTGTCGAGACATGACGCTCAGGTTGCCCTTCCGGATTTCTGTTAGAGAGAACTTGCCTGGTTCTTGCCACAGCCTGTGAGGAATGTATTGTATAGTTCCTGTACATCATAACGATCTGTACAAGTTGTTGTGAATTACACAAGGCCTGAACCCAACTATGTATATCCGTATATGAGATCCTTTGTAGGATTTATGATGCCTGTGTAAGGAAGATGCccgcctgtctgtgtgtctagATAAGGCAGACCTTGAGTCTGTGGGGGGGCCGAGGTGACGCAGgctaatatcttttttttccttctagAGAGTATAATACTGTGAAGCATCTGCTGTACTCATTTAGCTTTTTGGTTTGACTCTATGCATGTATGTTAGACTGAGAATCTTCTCTGTCGACAGATCCATATCATAATAAACTCATATTCAAGTAAGAACAACTGAGGCTATAGTTCCGTTTTTCAGCCATCATCAATATCATCATCAGACAACTGTGCAGAAGACATTTCTTTATCAACTACTAACGCTGTATAGACAGATGTGTGCATTTCCAAACTGTGTCCAATCAATTGAACTTACAACATCTCAAAGGTGACTTAGAGCATGGAAGACACCAGCTACATTTCAGGTGATGTTATCAGATACATAATGTGAAGTAAATGAGATCGGGTGTTAAGGCTGGCACCTTAACACCAgctcaaaaatgttttcattccatTATTTACAAACCAGCAGGACTGTAGATGCTGTAAACTAAAACTAAGACAAGCAGAGGGTGACTGACAAAGCACTGAGAAAATGGGACTGAGACACATACCAGTGAAAATCTCATTTGAACTATGCTAAAATAAAGTCTGTAGACATTCTATGATACTCATGACTAATGGCTCCAGGCTTTTTTACATTATGTAGAATTAACTTAATTCTCATAAATATGGAGAAATAAGCTTCACTTCGAGCCTTTAGAGTTTACAGCAGACTGCTGCAAACAGAGACAACCAGCTGTACACAAGTCACCATCTTTAAACAGTCCACTAGGCCTTGAACTTGAACAATGTGTGACAAAACTTAGCAAGAGAACCGCTTGACTTGAAGATTGGATTTTTAAATAGTTCAAAAGCTGTTGGCACAGGCCAACTTATACAGTATCTCACTGATTTGATTGGGTTTTTTCATACTTTCTGTAGAGTGCGGTAGAAATAGAGCACATCCTACTGCAACAGGAGCAGGGTGGGACGTCTCAGTACAGCCACGGGGCAAAAGCAACAATGTTTGGCCTAATTTATCTGCAAGGTTACAGTCTCTACCAGCCACACTGGCAGGAAACCAACTTTCCTCTTAAAGGTGCAACTATTGTAACAAGACACAATGACACCATGTGACTCGGAGGCAACTGGACTTTTTCCCTTCCTgtcctgaaaaaagaaatgggCCAATTATGTATCATAAGACCGGAATACAAGAGTGTATTCCATCAAAATGAAATTTcccatcaaaacaaacaaatcaaggcAGGAAACCGACTTTTATACAGGGTTTGCCACAGTAGCTACCAGACCACTTTAAGATTCCCCTTTTGCACATCTGTCTGGACTCAGGACCCAGTCACTGAAGCTGATGATCACCAAAGTTTCTCACCATGGCTATAATAAATCAACCGTCACTTTCTGGAGGCCGCACTTACTTTGGTAAAGACAAGGTTCTCACTGTACCTTTAAAAAAAGTGGTCCAAGTTTTCTCTTGAAGTTATTCTTCACCAAGGAGGTAAAGTGTCCCTTCTGCGTTTgttagtctgtgtgttagtTAGTAGGATTAAACAataactactggatggattaccatgaaacttagACGGGTGTGGTATCGGTCAGGAGAGAACCCatacaatttttatttattttttccccactttctttaacattgcaatggcatttttcaacattttctttgatatcTCAGGGAGCGAtctgtggatcttgatgaaacatatttatcagtgtgtgtaatttggtgcagatccaaataaaatgtgGGAtgtagtgaatgtaaatgtgatttcataagaggactgctgggcctcagcagaggtatgtgctctactgagtatCATTCTAGTTATTATTTTATAGGGGGACAGCCTCAGCTAAAATGGACAGAAACAGACtggaaactttaaaaacatgtatcaCATGGTCTAGTTTTTAAATGGATGTCAGTTGTTCTGCTTGTGGTAAATGACAATTGACACTTTGTCAGAGTTGTGTGTATGTAATGTGTAATTACTGTGTGACTGGTTCAGAGTAAGGACTAGTAATAATCAGATAGTGGTGTCTCACACTGCTGAAGTCTTTGAGAGAAAATTACAAAGCATTGGAGAATGGACATTATGGACATAAAGTGgacataaaatatacaaaccACAAAAGCTGAAGTCATAGCCAGTGCAACAGTTTGACTCTAAACCTTATGTTTCCTTCACAGAATCCTGAAGCCCGACCAGGGAAGGGGAAGGGGCTGCCCTTGACCTCTGGCCTCTCCATGGAGAGGATCCCTTTCAGAATAAGACTCTGAACCAGTAGCTGTTTTACTCCTCAGACTGATATAATGTCAAGTTCACTGAAGGCTTACCTCTGACACAGGTCTAGCATGTTAAAGATAAACAGGATTATGATAAATGAACCCAGCGACCTGCCTGAGATCACAACCAGACGTGGCACTGACTGTCTCCTGGTTGCAGCTGAGCACTCTGACAAGTTATAATTACAGTAACAACTTTAATAACTGCAGAGTGAAATCCAACAATAAAAGAGCAGCTGGTGCATGTGCTCACAGACGACATGGTGGTGGCCCCTAAAGTAAAAGGTAGCCCCCAACTCAGATCTGTATATATAGTTCATCCACTTGCATGTCGAATTACATTGAGAAAGTAATGGCTTTAATGTTGCCCTTCTTCCAGCGAAGCAGACATGGACGACAGATGATATCTTAGGACGTTTTGCTGACAACGAAGAACTCCTCTTCAATTCGGCGCCCGTGCTACAAACCAACACAATCAACCCACAACACACTGGTCCATTGTGTCACTGCTTCCTCTGGAGTTCGGCGTCATGATCGAACACGACAGAATCACACGGTGTATCGCCGCGGCGCACATTGTGGACAAGCTGGAAAAGTTGACATTGTGTTTGATTAAACGGTTCCTGGTGAACCACGTGAAAGCCGAATTGCAGCCGGACTTTTTACTGACCGGATCAGCCcgacagaagcagctgaagtAGAGAGGAGCTGAACGGACGAGTGAGATGCGGCAGCACTggctgggtttttttttaaggagTTTTCAGTAGTGAGTCTAGAGGGAAATGTCTCAGGAGCTAACAGCACAGCCGAGTGAACACAGATGTAGTTACAGCTTCACCCACCTGATTATTCCAGTGCCAGAGCCTCCGCGCACATTTACTCCAACATGTATCTGCTGCCTCGCGGCGCCAGGACTCACCGACACTGACAgttttcccaaaatgtctccTCCGTTTCTAATTGGGTTTCAATCCGCCGTCAGACAGATTCGCCTTTTGTCCGGCAGACAGGCGCCATGTTGACACTGCGACGCAAGGAACGACGGGAGTCGCAGTTCACAGAAGTTGGAGTGAGAGACTACACACACTGCGAGCTGCTGATCACCTGGGCCCAGGGAACTCATGGAGTGGGTCTGCTGCGGTCAACGAGTCAAGCCAGACATGCTAACAAATGTGTTAGTTAAGTTCTGTTTTGTCGTGACAGGTAAATAGTTTTGTGAGCTTCTTTGAATGGTATCAAATGAATTGTAACGTAGATACTAATAGAGGGATGTGAGGGGCTGTGTTatgtttaattgtttatttttattgaattatttgttaattaatgtCCCGTAAAAGAGTAGCAGATTATATAATATGATTctcctttctgctccttttcattcaatattttgtgtttgcattccaattgttttgtttggtcgattaattaaataaacttgTAAATATTAATAGTTCACAGTGCAAGCAGCCAACCTggtgagatgtttgtatttttttgtataagTTTATGTCTGAGGAC contains these protein-coding regions:
- the LOC118106841 gene encoding homeobox-containing protein 1 → MFQQGEEPRFTIEQIDLLQRLRRTGITHAEVLHALDTLDHLDRQHGHKLSHKPSYMPPSSSSSTVAASSSMTSAATQTSFPDNQLSMSPNNNFDTTSLPLPVPVASPVVMAAVAQNGLVAVSNGRLSPPRFPLGVVGGSVTAPGYGFEASEEDIDVDEKVEDLMRRDSALIKEEIKSFLANRRISQAVVAQVTGISQSRISHWLLQQGSDLSEQKKRAFFRWYQLEKTNPGNTTAHLPHNLASSSTCEHYFTPKKKRAVLLSLNNDYTVKMCGMSICYDQVCVFEEAAILESHGIEVQSPGGQSNSDEVDGNDFPDQGCEVSLFDKRASARQFGFSRADLSSPTQVPTLLPSWFSALGRGGLSGQRGTSLIGRSLVTGTGPQAEGSRLTGVSWSPPSPSLQDEPTIHSVLSEPQDPVGLEKAAASRVEGAGCSVGNDIKTEMLEDD